Proteins from a genomic interval of Pseudoruegeria sp. SHC-113:
- the rpsF gene encoding 30S ribosomal protein S6, which produces MPLYEHVFISRQDLSNAQAEGLIEHFGTVLSDNGGNVVESEYWGVKTMAYKINKNRKGHYAFLKTDAPAPAVQEMERLMRLHDDVMRVLTIKVDEHGEGPSVQMQKRDERGERRERR; this is translated from the coding sequence ATGCCCCTTTATGAGCATGTCTTCATTTCGCGCCAGGATCTTTCCAACGCGCAAGCCGAGGGCCTGATCGAGCACTTTGGCACCGTCCTTTCTGACAACGGCGGCAACGTCGTTGAGAGCGAGTACTGGGGTGTCAAAACGATGGCCTACAAGATCAACAAGAACCGCAAGGGCCACTACGCCTTCCTGAAAACCGATGCCCCGGCACCGGCCGTTCAGGAGATGGAACGCCTGATGCGCCTGCATGATGACGTGATGCGCGTCCTGACCATCAAGGTCGACGAGCACGGCGAAGGCCCCTCCGTCCAGATGCAGAAACGTGACGAACGCGGCGAACGCCGTGAACGCCGCTGA
- a CDS encoding cytochrome b/b6 domain-containing protein, which yields MPRANTADTYGSISKAFHWITALLILTLFPLGVIAENLPYDTNEQLARKAWLFSLHKTLGVTVFFLALTRLLWTATQIRPAPLHPARKAETFLAEMVHVLLYLSLVFVPLSGWLHHAATEGFAPIWWPFGQSLPFVPKSEALAHLFSGWHWVLTKLLLLAFALHIAGALKHVVIDKDDTLRRMAIGKAPRQPAPPRPAHSRAPALAGISAYAAALLAASVMAWPTAAPQAAQAPEAPQAAPMALPANGWQVETGTLALTVTQFGKPVSGQFGAWTAEIEFDETVDDGIAGRVEVEVMIDSLTLGGVTDQAKGPDFFDAATHPRALYSADILALGDGQFDAVGTLTLRGTEAPLDLPFTLRIEDGTARMEATATTDRRDFGIGQNMPDEQNLAFGVEIKVDLVARKP from the coding sequence ATGCCCCGCGCCAACACCGCCGACACCTACGGCAGCATCAGCAAGGCGTTCCACTGGATCACCGCGCTGCTGATCCTCACGCTCTTCCCGCTGGGCGTGATCGCCGAGAACCTGCCCTATGACACCAACGAGCAGCTGGCTCGCAAGGCGTGGCTCTTCTCGCTGCACAAGACGCTGGGCGTGACGGTCTTCTTCCTCGCGCTGACCCGGCTGCTCTGGACGGCCACACAGATTCGCCCGGCACCGCTGCACCCGGCCCGCAAGGCCGAGACCTTCCTCGCCGAAATGGTGCATGTGCTGCTCTATCTCTCCCTCGTCTTCGTGCCGCTGTCGGGCTGGCTGCACCACGCCGCCACCGAAGGATTCGCGCCGATCTGGTGGCCCTTTGGCCAGTCCCTGCCCTTCGTGCCGAAAAGCGAAGCGCTCGCGCATCTCTTCTCTGGCTGGCACTGGGTGCTGACGAAGCTGCTGCTGCTCGCCTTCGCGCTGCATATCGCCGGCGCGCTGAAACACGTGGTGATCGACAAGGACGATACCCTGCGCCGCATGGCCATCGGCAAGGCCCCGCGACAGCCCGCACCGCCGCGCCCCGCCCACAGCCGCGCGCCCGCTCTGGCCGGGATCAGCGCCTATGCCGCCGCGCTTCTCGCCGCCAGCGTGATGGCCTGGCCCACCGCCGCCCCGCAAGCCGCTCAGGCCCCGGAGGCCCCGCAAGCCGCGCCCATGGCCCTGCCCGCCAACGGCTGGCAAGTCGAAACCGGCACGCTCGCGCTCACCGTCACCCAGTTCGGCAAACCCGTCTCGGGCCAGTTCGGCGCCTGGACGGCGGAAATCGAGTTCGACGAGACCGTCGACGACGGCATCGCGGGCCGCGTGGAGGTCGAGGTGATGATCGACAGCCTGACGCTCGGCGGCGTGACGGATCAGGCCAAGGGGCCGGATTTCTTCGACGCCGCCACCCACCCCCGCGCCCTCTATTCGGCCGACATCCTCGCGCTTGGCGATGGCCAGTTCGATGCGGTGGGCACCCTCACCCTGCGCGGCACCGAAGCCCCTCTGGATCTGCCCTTCACTCTGCGCATCGAGGACGGCACCGCCCGGATGGAGGCCACGGCCACCACCGACAGGCGCGATTTCGGCATCGGCCAGAACATGCCTGACGAGCAGAACCTCGCTTTCGGCGTGGAGATCAAGGTCGATCTGGTGGCGCGTAAGCCCTGA
- a CDS encoding DUF4242 domain-containing protein has translation MVERNLAGISMDDLAGAQKAAIAQAQTMSEQGDAIRYIRSTFAPEDGRCMCLFDAESAEQVRSLNDVAGLPYDRVVAAMDLTP, from the coding sequence ATGGTGGAAAGAAATCTTGCCGGGATCAGCATGGACGATCTGGCGGGCGCGCAGAAGGCGGCCATCGCGCAAGCGCAGACCATGTCGGAGCAGGGGGATGCAATCCGTTACATTCGCTCTACCTTCGCGCCGGAGGACGGGCGCTGCATGTGCCTGTTCGATGCTGAGAGCGCGGAACAAGTGCGCAGCCTGAATGACGTGGCGGGCTTACCCTATGATCGGGTCGTGGCTGCGATGGATCTCACCCCGTAA
- a CDS encoding metal-dependent hydrolase family protein → MLIACTAASFAQDAANPPKTLITNVNVFDGNSETLTENASVLIEGNLIASVSSGTLEAEGASVIDGGGRTLMPGIIEGHSHLALSGVTFGEVVSGLASYQTIQSTVIAEQMLMNGVTTTRDMAGEVFSLKRAIDEGTIPGPRIYASGAMISQTSGHGDFRLPIDRNPGLGGPTPTTDLKGAGALVDGVPRMLAATREQLRLGASQIKLAIGGSVSGPYDPIDTTQFIPAEIEAAVSAAEGWGTYVTVHGYTVEAVNQAIDAGIKSVEHGQLLDRATLERMATEGIWLSIQPFTLCSEPNLTPQQNAKQAIVCQGTGDVYTAIKELPDLKVVHGTDIFISPGPGIGVSEQVEQMERLLDWFTPYEILKMSTGNFTELLQLSGPRNPYPGDLGVIREGAYADLLIVNGNPLKDLAAVTDRDNIRVIMKDGVIYKNTLE, encoded by the coding sequence ATGCTGATTGCCTGCACGGCAGCAAGCTTCGCACAAGACGCCGCCAATCCCCCGAAAACCTTGATCACGAACGTCAATGTCTTTGACGGCAACTCCGAAACGCTTACCGAAAACGCGAGCGTTCTGATCGAAGGCAATCTCATTGCCAGCGTGTCGAGCGGCACGCTCGAAGCCGAAGGTGCCTCCGTGATCGATGGCGGAGGCCGCACGCTGATGCCCGGCATCATTGAAGGCCATTCGCATCTCGCACTGTCTGGGGTCACTTTTGGGGAGGTTGTCTCGGGGCTTGCCAGCTACCAGACGATCCAATCCACAGTGATCGCCGAACAAATGCTGATGAACGGCGTCACGACAACGCGGGACATGGCCGGAGAGGTCTTTTCCCTCAAACGCGCCATCGATGAAGGCACCATCCCGGGGCCGCGCATCTATGCCTCCGGCGCTATGATTTCCCAAACATCCGGCCACGGCGATTTCCGCTTGCCCATCGATCGAAATCCCGGCCTTGGCGGACCGACACCCACAACGGACCTCAAAGGGGCTGGCGCCTTGGTGGATGGCGTGCCGAGGATGCTCGCCGCTACCCGTGAGCAACTGCGGCTTGGGGCCTCCCAGATCAAGCTGGCCATCGGCGGCTCCGTCAGCGGCCCCTACGATCCGATTGATACGACGCAGTTCATCCCGGCCGAAATCGAGGCGGCTGTAAGTGCGGCAGAGGGCTGGGGCACCTATGTGACAGTCCACGGCTACACAGTGGAAGCTGTAAACCAAGCCATCGACGCCGGGATCAAATCGGTTGAACACGGCCAGCTTCTGGACCGTGCGACACTGGAACGGATGGCCACGGAAGGGATTTGGCTCAGCATCCAACCTTTCACCCTGTGCAGCGAACCCAACCTGACACCGCAGCAAAACGCCAAACAAGCCATCGTCTGCCAAGGCACGGGCGATGTCTACACCGCCATCAAGGAGTTGCCGGATCTCAAGGTTGTCCATGGCACCGATATCTTCATCAGCCCCGGGCCGGGAATCGGCGTGTCTGAACAGGTCGAGCAGATGGAGCGGCTGCTGGATTGGTTCACGCCCTACGAGATCCTCAAGATGTCCACCGGGAACTTCACCGAACTGCTCCAGCTCTCAGGCCCGCGCAACCCTTATCCGGGCGATCTCGGCGTCATTCGGGAAGGTGCCTATGCGGATCTGCTGATCGTGAACGGCAACCCGCTGAAGGATCTCGCCGCTGTTACAGACCGCGACAACATCCGCGTCATCATGAAGGACGGGGTGATCTACAAGAATACCTTGGAGTGA
- the rplI gene encoding 50S ribosomal protein L9, with product MQVILLERVAKLGQMGEVVDVKAGYARNYLLPQGKALTASQANIAQFEAQKAQLEARNLETKKEAEALAEKLAGQQFVVIRSASDAGALYGSVTPRDAADVATAEGFTVDRKQVVLTTPIKELGVHSVSVVLHPEVAVEIEINVARSAEEAELQASGKSIQELAAEAEAEAEFEIAELFDDIGAAASDDDDIAPAAEEVSEDDNA from the coding sequence ATGCAAGTTATCCTTCTTGAGCGCGTGGCCAAGCTTGGCCAGATGGGTGAAGTCGTTGACGTCAAAGCCGGCTACGCTCGCAACTACCTGCTGCCGCAAGGCAAGGCCCTGACCGCTTCGCAGGCAAATATTGCCCAGTTCGAAGCCCAGAAAGCCCAGCTGGAAGCCCGCAACCTCGAAACCAAGAAAGAGGCAGAAGCCCTCGCCGAGAAGCTGGCTGGCCAGCAGTTCGTCGTGATCCGCTCCGCTTCCGACGCCGGCGCTCTCTACGGCTCCGTCACCCCGCGTGACGCCGCCGACGTGGCAACCGCCGAAGGTTTCACCGTGGACCGCAAGCAGGTTGTCCTGACCACCCCGATCAAGGAACTGGGCGTGCACAGCGTGTCCGTCGTTCTGCACCCGGAAGTGGCCGTGGAAATCGAGATCAACGTGGCCCGTTCTGCTGAAGAAGCCGAGCTGCAGGCCTCCGGCAAATCCATCCAGGAGCTTGCCGCTGAAGCCGAAGCCGAAGCAGAGTTCGAAATCGCCGAGCTGTTCGACGATATCGGCGCTGCCGCCTCCGACGACGATGACATCGCGCCGGCTGCCGAAGAAGTTTCCGAGGACGACAACGCCTAA
- a CDS encoding YceI family protein, which produces MKRIALSTAALIALTAGAAVAEPAKYTLDPSHSQILFSYDHFGFSTTYGMFSGFEGEIAFDREDPANSAVSVSFPVKTMLTGWEGRFEHFMSADFFDADEAELVTFVSTGIEVTGESTANITGDLTLNGVTKPVVLDAVLNGEGTNPMTNTTWAGFNATTSVLRSDFNLGAFAPMVSDEVQITISIEAGLAEGEGS; this is translated from the coding sequence ATGAAACGCATCGCGCTTTCGACCGCCGCCCTGATCGCCCTCACCGCTGGCGCCGCGGTGGCTGAACCGGCCAAATACACGCTGGATCCGAGCCACAGCCAGATCCTGTTCAGCTACGATCACTTCGGCTTCTCGACCACCTACGGCATGTTCTCGGGCTTTGAGGGCGAGATCGCCTTTGACCGTGAAGACCCGGCCAACTCCGCCGTTTCCGTCTCCTTCCCGGTGAAAACCATGCTCACGGGGTGGGAAGGGCGCTTTGAGCACTTCATGTCGGCCGATTTCTTTGATGCGGACGAGGCGGAACTGGTGACGTTTGTGTCCACCGGCATCGAGGTGACGGGCGAGTCCACCGCCAACATCACCGGTGATCTGACGCTGAACGGCGTGACCAAACCCGTGGTGCTGGACGCAGTGTTGAACGGCGAGGGCACCAACCCGATGACCAACACCACCTGGGCCGGCTTCAACGCCACCACCAGCGTGCTGCGCAGCGATTTCAACCTCGGCGCCTTTGCCCCGATGGTGAGCGACGAGGTGCAGATCACCATTTCGATCGAAGCCGGTCTGGCCGAGGGCGAGGGCTCCTGA
- the rpsR gene encoding 30S ribosomal protein S18, producing MANKPFFRRRKVCPFSGENAPKIDYKDTRLLQRYISERGKIVPSRITAVSAKKQRELARAIKRARFLALLPYAVK from the coding sequence ATGGCTAACAAACCCTTCTTCCGTCGTCGCAAGGTCTGCCCCTTCTCCGGTGAGAACGCACCCAAGATCGACTACAAAGACACCCGCCTGCTGCAGCGCTACATCTCTGAGCGTGGCAAGATCGTGCCGTCCCGCATCACCGCCGTTTCCGCCAAGAAACAGCGTGAGCTGGCCCGCGCCATCAAACGCGCCCGCTTCCTCGCCCTGCTGCCCTACGCCGTGAAATAA
- a CDS encoding helix-turn-helix domain-containing protein, whose protein sequence is MGFILPLSWNGDYRVDGFEADGGDVFSISSPDGYGTLGKNRDNILVSLKRREVLAAMGGLAGGNLPDDPTMNVHLSGVGYRAKSLKRGIGGILQRAMDGSEAKRGEAFMTAALETELISFVASWLLEGTDELTERRFDHLESRAIVRRLEAQVFERQAMPMSLAELCALAGVGATRLHAAFIDIYGVSPARYLGLMRLSNAREALLNRDAPPASVKAVAWENGFPYSGRFAGQYADLFGEKPGDTLIRTRHLAQ, encoded by the coding sequence ATGGGTTTCATCCTTCCATTGTCGTGGAACGGGGATTACCGGGTCGATGGTTTCGAAGCCGATGGTGGGGATGTTTTCTCGATCTCCAGCCCTGATGGGTATGGAACGCTCGGCAAGAACAGAGACAACATCCTCGTAAGCCTGAAACGCCGTGAAGTTCTTGCCGCCATGGGGGGCCTCGCAGGGGGAAATCTTCCGGACGATCCGACGATGAATGTTCATTTGTCAGGGGTGGGGTATCGCGCAAAATCATTGAAACGCGGCATAGGCGGAATTCTGCAACGCGCGATGGATGGTTCGGAGGCAAAAAGGGGCGAGGCCTTCATGACGGCCGCGCTTGAAACGGAACTCATCTCCTTCGTCGCTAGCTGGTTGCTGGAGGGCACGGACGAGCTGACAGAGCGCCGTTTCGATCATCTGGAATCCCGCGCGATCGTAAGGCGGCTGGAAGCGCAGGTTTTCGAGAGGCAGGCAATGCCGATGAGCCTGGCCGAGCTCTGCGCTCTTGCGGGTGTCGGGGCCACCCGGTTGCATGCGGCCTTTATTGACATCTACGGCGTTTCCCCGGCCCGCTACCTCGGGCTGATGCGTCTGTCAAACGCACGGGAAGCGCTTCTGAACCGCGACGCGCCGCCCGCATCCGTAAAGGCCGTCGCTTGGGAGAACGGATTTCCCTACAGCGGGCGATTTGCTGGGCAATACGCGGATCTCTTTGGTGAAAAGCCCGGTGACACATTGATCAGGACGCGGCACTTGGCCCAATGA
- a CDS encoding LysR family transcriptional regulator encodes MFQIRYVLAAAKQLNFTRAAAECNVSQPALTKGIKALEEELGAPVFHREGRRILLSDFGKSMLPHLQHIADEAAATRVLAENFRLLEKVPVRLGVLSTVGHVRLARFLATFEKRHTGMELSVREAGMDMLKDQLSEGEIDVAFLTQTEDLEQAFRLHPLYSERYVVVFPPDHRLGRLNAVALSDLSGEDYVDRLVCEMREMVMSVCDAEGVELYARFRSEREDWVQAMVLAGIGFAFMPEYSVTLPGLLQRPLVEPCVERVICAATVPGRRHSPAVGALMRASQGYAWPG; translated from the coding sequence ATGTTTCAGATCAGATATGTGCTGGCGGCTGCCAAGCAGCTGAATTTCACGCGCGCCGCCGCGGAGTGCAACGTGAGCCAACCTGCCCTCACGAAGGGTATCAAGGCATTGGAAGAGGAGCTTGGCGCACCTGTCTTTCACCGCGAGGGGCGGCGGATCCTGCTTTCGGATTTTGGAAAATCCATGCTGCCCCATCTTCAGCACATCGCCGATGAGGCAGCGGCCACCCGCGTTTTGGCAGAGAATTTCCGGCTGCTGGAGAAAGTACCCGTTCGCCTCGGGGTGCTGTCCACCGTGGGCCACGTCCGGCTGGCCCGCTTCCTTGCGACCTTTGAAAAGCGCCACACAGGCATGGAGCTTTCAGTGCGTGAAGCCGGCATGGACATGTTGAAGGATCAGTTGTCCGAGGGCGAAATCGATGTCGCCTTTCTCACGCAGACCGAGGATCTGGAGCAGGCGTTCAGGCTGCATCCGCTCTATTCGGAGCGCTATGTGGTGGTGTTTCCACCAGACCATCGGCTGGGGCGGCTGAACGCCGTGGCGCTCTCTGATTTGTCTGGTGAGGATTACGTGGACAGGCTGGTTTGCGAGATGCGCGAGATGGTGATGTCGGTTTGCGACGCGGAAGGCGTCGAACTCTACGCACGCTTCCGCTCGGAGCGAGAAGACTGGGTGCAGGCCATGGTACTCGCCGGAATCGGCTTTGCCTTCATGCCTGAATACTCCGTGACTCTGCCCGGCTTGTTGCAACGCCCGCTCGTGGAGCCATGTGTGGAGCGCGTGATCTGCGCCGCCACCGTGCCGGGGCGTCGCCATTCCCCCGCGGTTGGCGCGCTCATGCGCGCCTCGCAAGGCTATGCCTGGCCTGGCTAA